The proteins below are encoded in one region of Drosophila santomea strain STO CAGO 1482 chromosome 3R, Prin_Dsan_1.1, whole genome shotgun sequence:
- the LOC120452208 gene encoding uncharacterized protein LOC120452208, with amino-acid sequence MTIQGLKCDLSPTVTTCLQLKDCVRPDCCPIRDPIPYDAECFVRDIGQELDQLTRRHERMFVKRRRLMEMAIPIRRTCRFVPKCACSFPKSIEMVRPCDAQNHTRTEQLALPTVRRLLHRRRTAILAGDSIGESILNRWLRYSYLSLYSRLSNAQPLVKPKKKKKKTEKQLARHEKYIEKLAKPKKAPKIPKPDRGAGEFDPVRLKQLASPKAYLEEIKPKWELTMQMKDYKATKRIKQISQPVVRDNVHINENPEKVSPNALRYKPSARIKEMSEPLTTRDANQGLADVKENPFGIAPNALKYKASTRIKELAEPKEFENTHIRENPFAISPAALKAKASPRLIELAKPKGG; translated from the exons ATGACCATACAAGGACTGAAGTGTGACCTCAGCCCGACGGTGACCACCTGTCTGCAGCTGAAGGACTGCGTCCGTCCCGACTGCTGTCCCATCCGGGACCCTATTCCCTACGATGCCGAATGCTTTGTGCGGGACATTGGCCAGGAGCTGGACCAACTGACGCGTCGCCACGAGCGCATGTTCGTCAAGCGTCGCCGTCTAATGGAAATGGCCATACCCATACGCCGCACCTGCCGCTTTGTGCCCAAGTGCGCCTGCTCCTTTCCCAAGTCCATCGAAATGGTGCGTCCTTGCGACGCCCAGAATCACACCCGCACCGAGCAACTGGCTCTGCCCACCGTCCGTCGTTTGCTCCACAGGCGGCGCACGGCGATCCTGGCGGGCGACTCAATTGGCGAGTCCATACTGAACAGGTGGCTTCGCTACAGCTACCTATCGCTCTACAGTCGTCTCTCGAATGCACAGCCGTTGGTCAAGCC gaagaaaaagaagaagaaaacggAAAAGCAGCTGGCTCGGCACGAAAAGTACATAGAAAAGTTGGCGAAACCAAAGAAAGCGCCCAAGATCCCAAAGCCG gATCGGGGGGCGGGGGAGTTCGACCCCGTGCGTCTCAAGCAGCTGGCAAGTCCGAAGGCGTATTTGGAGGAGATCAAGCCCAAGTGGGAGCTGACCATGCAAATGAAGGACTACAAGGCGACCAAGCGGATCAAGCAAATATCACAGCCCGTTGTGCGGGATAATGTCCACATCAACGAGAATCCGGAGAAGGTCTCGCCCAATGCCCTTCGCTACAAAC CGAGTGCTCGCATCAAGGAGATGTCCGAGCCATTGACCACGCGCGATGCCAACCAGGGATTGGCGGACGTCAAGGAGAATCCATTCGGGATCGCGCCAAACGCACTCAAATACAAGGCGAGCACACGGATCAAGGAGCTGGCGGAGCCCAAGGAGTTCGAGAACACGCACATCCGCGAGAATCCGTTTGCCATATCGCCGGCGGCACTGAAAGCCAAAGCCTCGCCACGCCTCATCGAGCTGGCCAAGCCCAAGGGCGGATAA